In Ovis aries strain OAR_USU_Benz2616 breed Rambouillet chromosome 14, ARS-UI_Ramb_v3.0, whole genome shotgun sequence, a single genomic region encodes these proteins:
- the IGLON5 gene encoding igLON family member 5 produces MPPPAPGARLRLLAAAALAGLAVISRGLLSQSLEFSSPADNYTVCEGDNATLSCFIDEHVTRVAWLNRSNILYAGNDRWTSDPRVRLLTNTPEEFSILITQVGLGDEGLYTCSFQTRHQPYTTQVYLIVHVPARIVNISSPVTVNEGSNVNLLCLAVGRPEPTVTWRQLRDGFTSEGEILEISDIQRGQAGEYECVTHNGVNSAPDSRRVLVTVNYPPTITDVTSARTAVGRAALLRCEAMAVPPADFQWYKDDRLLSSGTAEGLKVQTERTRSMLLFANVSARHYGNYTCRAANRLGTSSASMRLLRPGSLENSAPRPPGPLTLLSALGWLWWRM; encoded by the exons GACTGCTGTCTCAGAGTCTGGAGTTCAGCTCTCCTGCTGACAACTACACGGTGTGTGAAGGCGACAACGCCACACTCAG CTGCTTCATTGATGAGCATGTGACCAGAGTAGCCTGGCTGAACCGCTCCAACATCCTGTATGCGGGCAACGACCGCTGGACCAGTGACCCGAGGGTGCGGCTGCTCACCAACACTCCCGAGGAGTTCTCCATCCTCATCACCCAGGTGGGGCTGGGCGACGAGGGCCTCTACACCTGCTCCTTCCAGACCCGCCACCAGCCGTACACCACTCAGGTCTACCTCATCGTCCATG TCCCTGCCCGCATCGTGAATATCTCTTCGCCCGTGACAGTGAATGAGGGGAGCAACGTGAACCTGCTTTGCCTGGCTGTGGGGCGGCCGGAGCCCACGGTCACCTGGAGGCAGCTCCGAG acGGCTTCACCTCCGAAGGCGAGATCCTGGAGATTTCCGACATCCAGCGGGGCCAGGCTGGGGAATACGAGTGCGTGACTCACAACGGGGTTAACTCTGCACCGGATAGCCGCCGCGTGCTGGTCACAGTCAACT ATCCTCCAACCATCACCGACGTGACCAGCGCCCGCACGGCCGTGGGCCGGGCCGCCCTCCTCCGCTGCGAAGCCATGGCGGTGCCTCCCGCGGATTTCCAGTGGTACAAGGATGACAGACT GCTGAGCAGTGGCACGGCCGAGGGCCTGAAGGTACAGACGGAGCGCACCCGCTCAATGCTTCTCTTCGCCAACGTGAGCGCCCGGCATTACGGCAACTACACGTGCCGCGCAGCCAACCGGCTGGGAACATCCAGCGCCTCCATGCGGCTCCTGC gCCCAGGATCCCTGGAAAACTCGGCCCCGAGGCCCCCAGGGCCCCTAACCCTCCTCTCCGCCCTGGGCTGGCTGTGGTGGAGGATGTAG